Below is a genomic region from Sorghum bicolor cultivar BTx623 chromosome 9, Sorghum_bicolor_NCBIv3, whole genome shotgun sequence.
CGTACGGAGAGGTGGATCCCGTTGGCCACGCAGAAGGCGCGGAGCTTGCCCTGCTGCCACACGGGGTGGCACTCCACCTGGTCGACGGCCGGGGGCACGCGCGCCACGGCGAGCAGGTCCGCTAGCTTCTTGCTCGAGAAGTTGCTGACGCCGATGGCGCGCGCCTTGCCGGCGTCGTACAGCTTCTCCATCGCCGCCCACGTCGCGGGGATATCTGACGGGACCACGCTCTGCGGGCCGAACCCGGCGTCTTTCTTCATTCTCACCGGCCAATGTATCTGACGAACGGCGCACGCACCGGCATCTTCCGATGGTAAGTTTTACATTTGAGTTTTTGTGAATTGTGACAAAAACAATGCACGTATGTTTGGAGTTCCTGCAGACTTACGAGGTAAAGATCCACGTAGTCAGTTTGCAGGTTCTTGAGTGTGCCGTCCAGCGCAACCGGGACGTCCTCCGGCGCATGGTTGGTGTTCCTGCACACACAAATGAAATGTTCAGTCAGATGTGCCAAGTCGGCAAGTCCTGAATTTCTGACTAACTGACCAGAGTTTGGAGGTGATGAAGAGATCTTCACGCTTGACTATGCCCTCGTCCAGCACTTTCTTGAGACCAAACCCGACCTGCAGCGCAGAGCAGCAGCGGGTACCGGTTACTTTGGTTTCAAAATTGGGATATCATTTGCTTGCTGATGAGTGATGAGTTACTGATGTGAGGAGGACATTCAGCACATCATTCACCTCTTTCTCGTTGTTGTATGCTTGAGCACAGTCGATGTGCCTGTAACCTGCCTGCACGTTATTCAGTGGCGGGGAAAAAATCAGGAACTGAATTGCAACAGTTCAAGGAAAAGGAGAACAAGTATGCATTAAGTTGACTGAA
It encodes:
- the LOC8061761 gene encoding NADPH-dependent aldo-keto reductase, chloroplastic, which gives rise to MATHFVLNTGAKIPSVGLGTWQSDNGLVGDAVYAAVKAGYRHIDCAQAYNNEKEVGFGLKKVLDEGIVKREDLFITSKLWNTNHAPEDVPVALDGTLKNLQTDYVDLYLIHWPVRMKKDAGFGPQSVVPSDIPATWAAMEKLYDAGKARAIGVSNFSSKKLADLLAVARVPPAVDQVECHPVWQQGKLRAFCVANGIHLSAYSPLGSPGTMMVKAGAVLEHPVVVSAAEKLGKTPAQVALRWGIQMGHSVLPKSTDEERIRANFDVYDWSIPDELFAKFSEIEQEKLIRAGFFVDPEGVFKSIEEFWDGEI